A region from the Pseudomonas sp. Teo4 genome encodes:
- a CDS encoding PAS domain-containing methyl-accepting chemotaxis protein: protein MFNSKLKKEIQQLREDLLSIEQVKSSLDSEMLVLQLDPQGRIESVNSNFEKEMLYRGEQLIGRNIEEIVPAHVKKLDFYERMKSAITRGEHLNGAFRLLRGNGQEAWLRSILQPVKGSDGRIRHFTMHSSDLTRTIETSREHESLINALMRSTAVIEFNLEGFVLTANDRFLQSVGYNLEQVRGKHHRMFCEPEEAASTAYQAFWDKLRRGEYVADRFKRIDAHGRVIWLEASYNPIFDAQDVLYKVVKFATVITDQVNQEQAVAQAADIAYSTSLETDSSARKATDVVTQSVSVMRGLESSMQEAAEGIKALDTQSRVIGSIIKTISDIAGQTNLLALNAAIEAARAGEQGRGFAVVADEVRQLASRTSTATEEIAKVVQQNEQLAQAAVEIIDTSKRQAEQGLALAADTGGVIVEIQEGAKKVVDAVGQFSSKLVH from the coding sequence ATGTTCAACAGCAAACTCAAGAAAGAAATCCAGCAGTTGCGCGAGGACCTGTTGTCCATCGAGCAGGTCAAAAGCAGCCTCGACAGCGAAATGCTCGTGCTCCAGCTCGACCCCCAGGGGCGGATCGAGTCGGTCAACAGCAACTTCGAGAAAGAGATGCTCTACCGTGGCGAGCAGTTGATCGGTCGCAACATCGAAGAAATCGTGCCTGCACACGTGAAGAAGCTCGATTTCTATGAGCGCATGAAGAGCGCGATTACCCGGGGTGAGCACCTGAACGGCGCTTTCCGCCTGTTGCGCGGCAACGGCCAGGAGGCCTGGCTGCGCTCGATTCTGCAGCCGGTGAAGGGCAGCGATGGGCGGATCCGGCATTTCACCATGCACTCCAGCGACCTGACCCGCACCATTGAAACCTCGCGCGAGCACGAGAGCCTGATCAATGCGTTGATGCGTTCCACCGCCGTCATCGAATTCAACCTCGAAGGCTTCGTGCTCACCGCCAATGACCGTTTCCTACAGTCGGTGGGTTACAACCTCGAGCAAGTGCGCGGTAAGCACCACCGTATGTTCTGCGAACCCGAAGAAGCAGCCTCGACCGCGTACCAGGCATTCTGGGACAAGCTGCGCCGGGGTGAGTACGTGGCTGACCGCTTCAAGCGTATCGATGCCCACGGGCGGGTGATCTGGCTCGAGGCCTCCTACAACCCGATCTTCGATGCCCAGGATGTGCTGTACAAAGTGGTCAAGTTCGCCACCGTGATCACCGACCAGGTCAACCAGGAGCAGGCGGTGGCCCAGGCGGCGGACATTGCCTATAGCACGTCGCTGGAGACAGACAGCAGTGCGCGCAAGGCCACCGATGTGGTCACCCAGTCGGTCAGCGTGATGCGTGGGCTGGAGAGTTCCATGCAGGAAGCCGCCGAAGGCATCAAGGCGCTCGATACCCAGTCGCGGGTGATTGGCTCGATCATCAAGACCATCAGTGACATCGCCGGGCAGACCAACCTGCTGGCGCTGAACGCGGCCATCGAGGCTGCCCGTGCTGGCGAGCAGGGCCGGGGCTTTGCCGTGGTGGCCGACGAAGTGCGCCAGTTGGCGTCTCGCACCAGCACCGCTACCGAGGAAATTGCCAAGGTCGTGCAGCAGAACGAGCAATTGGCCCAGGCCGCAGTGGAAATCATCGACACCAGCAAGCGCCAGGCCGAGCAGGGGTTGGCCCTGGCGGCCGATACCGGTGGGGTGATCGTCGAGATTCAGGAAGGGGCGAAGAAAGTGGTGGATGCAGTGGGGCAGTTTTCCAGCAAACTGGTGCACTGA
- the trxB gene encoding thioredoxin-disulfide reductase → MSEVRHSRVIILGSGPAGYSAAVYAARANLKPLLITGMQAGGQLTTTTEVDNWPGDPHGLTGPALMQRMQEHAERFETEIVFDHINAVDLANKPYTLQGDSGKYTCDALIIATGASARYLGLPSEEAFMGKGVSACATCDGFFYRNKPVAVVGGGNTAVEEALYLANIASKVTLVHRRDTFRAEKILIDKLNARVAEGKIELKLNATLDEVLGDNMGVTGARLKNNDGSSDEIKVDGVFIAIGHTPNTSLFEGQLTLKDGYLVVNGGRDGNATATNVEGVFAAGDVADHVYRQAITSAGAGCMAALDVERYLDGLANASH, encoded by the coding sequence ATGTCTGAAGTACGTCATTCGCGCGTCATCATTCTCGGTTCCGGCCCTGCCGGTTACAGCGCCGCGGTCTATGCCGCCCGCGCCAACCTCAAGCCGCTGCTGATCACTGGCATGCAGGCCGGTGGCCAGCTGACCACCACCACCGAAGTCGACAACTGGCCGGGCGACCCCCATGGCCTGACCGGCCCGGCCCTGATGCAGCGTATGCAAGAGCACGCCGAGCGTTTCGAGACCGAAATCGTCTTCGACCACATCAACGCCGTCGACCTGGCCAACAAGCCTTACACCCTGCAAGGTGACAGCGGCAAGTACACCTGCGACGCACTGATCATTGCCACCGGTGCCAGCGCTCGCTACCTGGGCCTGCCGTCGGAAGAAGCCTTCATGGGCAAAGGCGTTTCGGCCTGCGCCACCTGCGACGGCTTCTTCTATCGCAACAAGCCGGTTGCGGTGGTTGGCGGCGGTAACACTGCCGTGGAAGAGGCACTGTACCTGGCCAACATCGCCAGCAAGGTCACCCTGGTGCACCGCCGCGATACCTTCCGCGCCGAGAAGATCCTGATCGACAAGCTCAACGCCCGTGTTGCCGAAGGCAAGATCGAGCTCAAGCTCAACGCCACTCTGGACGAAGTGCTGGGCGACAACATGGGTGTCACCGGTGCGCGTTTGAAGAACAACGACGGCAGCAGCGACGAAATCAAGGTTGACGGCGTGTTCATCGCCATCGGCCACACCCCGAATACTTCGCTGTTCGAAGGCCAGCTGACCCTGAAAGACGGCTACCTGGTCGTCAACGGCGGCCGTGATGGCAACGCCACCGCCACCAACGTCGAGGGCGTGTTCGCGGCCGGCGACGTGGCTGACCACGTTTACCGTCAGGCCATCACTTCGGCCGGCGCAGGCTGCATGGCGGCACTGGACGTGGAGCGTTACCTGGACGGCCTGGCCAACGCCTCGCACTGA
- the cysZ gene encoding sulfate transporter CysZ: MQAPVLSGPQYLREGLKLVLSPNLRLFVLLPLAVNLLLFGGLIYFAGHQFSLWVDALMPTLPEWLSFLTYILWPLFVALVVLMVFFTFTMLANVIAAPFNGFLAEKVEVVVRGQDTFPPFSWGELIAMVPRTFGREMRKLGYFLPRAIGLFILSLIPVVNVVAAPLWLIFGVWMMAIQYIDYPADNNKMSWQDMLAWLRSKRWQSLGFGGITYLALMIPGVNVLMMPAAVAGATLFWVKERTN, from the coding sequence ATGCAAGCCCCTGTCCTGTCCGGCCCCCAGTACCTGCGCGAAGGGCTGAAGCTGGTGCTGAGCCCGAACCTGCGGCTGTTCGTGCTGCTGCCCTTGGCGGTCAACCTGTTGCTGTTCGGCGGCCTGATCTACTTCGCCGGCCATCAGTTCAGCCTGTGGGTCGACGCCTTGATGCCGACCCTGCCCGAATGGCTGAGCTTTTTGACGTACATCCTCTGGCCACTGTTCGTTGCCCTGGTGGTGCTGATGGTGTTCTTCACCTTCACCATGCTGGCCAACGTGATCGCCGCACCGTTCAACGGTTTTCTCGCCGAAAAAGTCGAGGTGGTGGTGCGCGGGCAGGACACCTTCCCGCCTTTCAGTTGGGGCGAGTTGATAGCCATGGTGCCAAGGACCTTCGGCCGTGAAATGCGCAAACTGGGTTACTTCCTGCCGCGGGCCATCGGCCTGTTCATTTTGTCGCTGATTCCGGTGGTGAACGTGGTGGCTGCACCGCTATGGCTGATTTTTGGTGTGTGGATGATGGCCATTCAATACATCGACTACCCGGCGGACAACAACAAGATGAGCTGGCAGGACATGCTGGCGTGGTTGCGCAGCAAGCGTTGGCAGTCGCTGGGGTTTGGCGGCATTACCTACCTGGCGTTGATGATTCCGGGCGTAAACGTACTGATGATGCCGGCAGCAGTGGCGGGGGCAACATTGTTTTGGGTGAAAGAGCGCACGAACTAA